From the genome of Solanum pennellii chromosome 6, SPENNV200:
agtagtaaataaataaataaaaatagaaaaaaaagttacGAAGGTATCCTTCAAGCTTCGACCTATTAGTATATTTCAATCACAAGATATTAGTAGTACATATGACACTTTATTAAACGACTCCTAAATGTTTACCACCTTCTCAAAATGAAGGAAgacacaacaataaaaaaaattaaaaatatgcaatatattaaacaaaagaaagaatttgatCCAACAATTTCCCAGTATTTGCAACTTCCGAAATATTCCATTTCCAGGGCTAAAAACAATGgaataaaaatttctttttttgataaataaataaatactaagtaataaaaataaaagaagaagagaaaaaaaaagaaagaaacaacaaagaaaatacaGAAAAGAAGCTCAGAAAAGTTGCAGAAACGAAGGAAAAACAACGCTACCTTCTCCATATTTCTTCAGTTTATCAAATCgataatcatcaaaataaagtATGAAGTTTTAAAGTTTGTCAGATCACCAAATTATAGTACAGATTATCTCTAATTTGGATCCTTCACGTTTCACTCACCAATTTCATCTGATTCGCTTTTGGAGAAACGAAAAAAggagtgaagaagaagaagagaaaaggcaAAAGGCATAATGGGACAAGCTTTTCGCAAGCTATTTGATACTTTCTTCGGCAACTCTGAGATGAGGGTATGCCATTACTCAAACACCCTTTTCCTCTCCacccctttttttctttctatttttgtatGCTCATATGTTATTGGAAATGATCACTTATGATTTTGCCAATTAGAGTTTGTGGGGCTTCTTCTTAGCTCAGTGAAGATAATGGGTTTCACATACTTTCCTAATTATACTTCTCTGGGAATATCTACTTAATTTACATTATTactctattattttaaaaaaagtgtgaACTTTAAGTGACCTTGACTTTTGATCTGGTTTGAGTTAAGAGACTATAAGTTTAGCTATTTTGGGTTTTCCTGTTTTAGCTATTGGACTGTTGCCGTAATTAAGAATCTTGTCTACCTTTAGTAGTCTTAGCTCAATTAAGATTCTTGTCTGGATAAGGAATTTAGGGTAGGAGTTATAAATAGTTGTGaatgtttcttattttttaattttctgtgtACATTGTAAAGGTTACTTATGATTATTGATATGAATATCATCCATTATTTTAAGATCTTCTGTTCGAAGGTTTGAAGACGAGTTCCTCCATCCCGGACTATTTAATAGCTTCCACTCTGTCATTTAGGCTAGTGCTTGAAGTATTACAACTTGAGCTTATAACACCATGGCTATATACTTTTTGAAGAAATTGAGTGATAAGCATGTTTAAGGCTGTTGAGGACTGAATGTGATCTGCGGAGTTGAAGTTGGCTTTAAAGCTTCATGCAGCTTACTGCAATAGTCCTGggtttttaaaagttaattgtatattgtgattttGCTCAACAGAGCAGCATTAGTTTTCACTGTCTTGTATATGATTCTTTGAACTGACTATCATATTTAGAGTACACCAacctatgaaatgatatgtcCGTTGTATGTGAGTCGGGGAACTTGGAGTTGATTTCCTTGTGCATCCTTGATCCAACTATTGACTGTTAAAATTGTCATTGAGGGAGCACGTTGAGTAAGATGTATATggagaataaaatgaaataaaggtGCCTTAAAAGAAACTTGTCTGTTGTAAAAAGATGTGGGATGCTCTCATAACAAATGGCAATTTTATTCCTTTTTGGTCAATTTCCTTATATCAAGATTACTGGTCACTCTTTTCTTCATTTGCATATCActgttttcttcctttttggGGCGTTGCGGGATTGCAGTTGGTATATTGAtatcaaaatagaaaagaaCATATACTGGAGCTATTTGGGGAAGAACCGGTGAAAATAAGCTACAAGTACCCATTCATGTCCTATGTAGGTGGGATAAAAAAAGTAAAGCCCCATTTCCTTCAATCTGATTCCTTCTCCTCTAGGGTTCCATTTCCGCATAGTGCAGAATGCCAGCTACCTAGTGGCTTGATATTGCTCAGTGACCTCCCAGCTCAATTGAAGGCCTCTAAAATGGCCATTGTTAGATTAGTAGAGATAGAGATCAATAGAGACCTTCAATGTGTCAAAGATCTCATCTTTTCCATCATCcttattttatcttttcaaataGGTAATCATCATGAATTTGTATGAAGTACTATCTCACATATATCATGTCTGCCGTCTACTAATGTGGTGCCCACATTACTGACAGCATAGGGAGGGACTTGGGGAAGGGAACAGAGATTTTCTTGGAGGAAAAACCAATTTTCTTTCTGCAATGACTTTTTGCCTGCTctgtaatgaaaatgattacTACAAATGGTTGGGTTGTTGCGGCAGGTTTACGATGAAGTGATGCTTATTTCTCATCATCCATCCATCAGCTTTCATAGACTACTGCCTTATGTTCACTATACACCTTTTGTGTCTGATTATTTACTTAGTTGATTATTCTTCTTGTATGTGTAATTAATTATCTTACGCCTTTCACAATtaccattttcattattttttttgatcttATGCCTTTCTGCTGTGTTTACTATGATTTGATTGGTATAGGTTGTGATGCTAGGGCTGGATGCGGCTGGGAAAACAACTATATTGTACAAGCTGCATATAGGAGAAGTTCTGTCTACAGTTCCTACTATTGGTATGCTATTGCTAAATTCTCGCTTGCAGTGTTGTGGCACTTAAATGTTTTGTTGGTTCAGTTATGAATCTGCTTGCATTGATATTGTTCTCGACTTGACAACTTTGAGTTCTTTTAATTACTTGTTGCTTGATGAATTTGAAGTTTCAACTAATTGCAATATGACCTATCAATATACTTACCAAAGAATGACCTATCAATGTCATACacaaaactttttattaaaagaagAATCACCGACATCTAAAAGATGTGGTAGCTTTGTTACAAAGAAGGTACTTTGAGAGGCCATGCTAGAGTTAGGTAAAAACATCATCAaccaaatcattattttttcttttctaattctCTGACTGGATATAAGTCGTTTTATTCTCTTCCTAATTATGAGGCCATCACATAAGGCCACATTATAGTGGTTGCAGAAGGCGCTAAATTGGAATCTCAAATATTGCAATGGAAATTGCTTCCGATTTGAAATATCGCATAGTTTTGCAGATATATGTATTGATCACCTATGAGACCTAGTGAATACCTGTATATGTAACAGCTGATTGTATATGCATGGCATGCAGGTTTCAATGTAGAAAAAGTGCAGTACAAGAATGTGGTTTTTACTGTGTGGGACGTTGGAGGACAAGAGAAACTAAGACCACTTTGGAGGCATTATTTCAATAACACAGATGGACTggtaaaactatatatattagattgtaTCCGTGTTGACGAATATTCATCTACtgttgattttaattttagtgtcattagaTTCCATAGGAAAAGATGAATCTTCCCTCTTTTTTTCTCATAGGTGCTATTACCTAAAAGTCGCATAGGAAACTTAATTCGGGAAGGgtaataagaaattttaaatgggAAAATGTGTTAATGTGATATACCATTTGAACCATCATTACTGAGTGCCTTAAAAATCAAACCtacattttcctttttatatgaaCAGCCCCTGCCTTTGTAAAATGGTTATTTCTGTTTATTAAGTGCTTTGTTGTATACAGATTTATGTCGTTGACTCTTTGGATCGAGAGAGAATCGGAAAGGCAAAGCAAGAGTTTCAGGTTCTGTTTTTGAACTTTTATCTCTTTGTCCCAGGTACAATGGTCACTTACCCACCTAAATCTCATTCTTAATGTGTTTCAGGCGATCATTGGAGATCCATTTATGCTTAATGCTGTCATCTTGGTTTTCGCTAACAAGCAGGACATGGTAAGTTTGTGATATCAGTGGATTTGTGCATCGACAAAATGCAATTAGTTGCTTGTTATCTATTGTTCTCTCTTTATGTACTGCTTTCTTATTGCTgctttttaaaatgttaaactttttatcaaaaaaataaaagatactCAAAGATTTTGCTGACCTTATTGTGCTTATTATCAGATCCTATGTCCTGACCTTTGTAAGCTTTGACATGCTGTTGTTTATTAAGCTTCGCTCTGTGTGATCCACAGCTGATGCTTGATGTATTCTGGTACTTGATTAGTGAAAACAAAATGGTGTTGTGGAATCAATATCTCATGAGGTAGATGCTCATGTTGTTTACCTCACCGTCACCGAAGCATACTGATTCAAGAACTAATGAACAGACATACATCCTTCCTGTTCACCTAGGAATAACTCCTTTTTCCTTTCCACCAAAACCTTACCAAAGTAGACCGcattaataatttaactatttGAGATACTTAAATGCAGACAAGTCAGATATTCAGATTCCGTATTTTAGGAAATGGTTTGTTAGATAAAATGAAACGCATGGAATTAGAATAAGATGACTGAAATGGATGAGTACTATAACAGTATTATACAATCAGTGGATCCCacataaagtgaaatatcagTTCTATGAAGTGGTTGCGAGACCAAGAGCTTTTTATGAAAGTGAAATTTCTGCCATGAAGGTCtaacatattcataaattaagTCTAGTTGCAATGAAGGTTTACTTGTTGTTGGGAGTGTTTCTAATATGGTTTGGGACTTGTGTAGAAATAAGTGTGGGATTAAAGAATCTCAAGCTTTAGAAAACCtgccatttttattttcaataaaagcCGTTATTGTTGCCGGAAGtcttttttgtttgattaaaGTTGTGTAGGCCAGTATAAAGGTAAGTGTGGATTTAGAGAACCTCTAATTGTTAGAACTGTATTCAATTTTGTCTTGTTTTCTAATTAAAAGTAAAGAATGAAATGGATTTGATTAAAGTGTAGTGGATATAGACAAGTGTAAATTACATAATATATCCcaattaagtttctaattacattaatcccttaaaaaaattttaaaaaacgtATACAATAACTGAAGctcggatacataatatgtagctcagatacattaaatattggCTTGGATACGttaatatgtagctcgaatacattaaaaactagctcagatacattaaatactggctcggatatattaaagaaataagggATTTTGGAGATTTTTAAAAGGGGTGTACTTATGCAATATGTCCTATACATGGAGCTTAAGATAATGTAAAAGAAGCAAATCAAATGTCCCCTCAGTCCCCTTTCCATTTTCTCATCTCATGTTTGGtagataaattttttatcatattgatcctctttgtttattttttcccCTAATAATGGTCCAGAAAGGAGCAATGACTCCAATGGAAGTGTGTGAAGGCCTCGGTCTTTATGATCTTAAAAACCGGAAATGGCATATACAAGGTGCATGTGCTCTTAAAGGAGATGGTCTATATGAGGGTCTAGACTGGTTATCAAGCACTTTGAAAGATCTCAAGGCCGCTGGGTACTCTTCAGTGGGGACTTCTGCCTTCTGATTGATCAGGTCTACAATTTGGCTTCTCTGTCTTCAAGATTGTCACAGTCATCCCTAACCTGTTTATCTAACTTTAATTTGCTTTTGCAGGCTTAGTAAGAACCTATTTGAGGGACAAAGCTGATTACCCTGCCGTCAGTAAATTAAAACGCCTGAACTCACATTGAACACTGTTACTTGTTCTTTCGGGTCTGTGCTTTTATATAGTGGAATTCTGATCTAGGGTGAAGCTTGACTTTTGATTCTGCTGTATCCTGAAAATGTGGGCCTTGCAATTGGTCTTCCCCGTATACAAGAATTGTGTCTGTTGATACCTACTGTAGTATTTTAAGTATGTATACTTCCACATGAAATAGGTGATCATTGATCTCCCTAACAAGCATGCCAAATCGATCCACCCTGCTTCATGAATAGTATGTCCCCTTATCACTCCGGTTTTTGCCTCTAAGCATGTGTTCTTTTGGAACAGTGTATCTACACTCAGATAATTGTCTCTCTTCCACTAAACCTTTTAGGCATAATCCCATTATGCTTTCTGAAAAGTGAAATCAACATTTCTCAGTTGTGTTGCATTGAAATGATGTTTATGGAAATATTGTGGAACTTGACTACTTGAAAGGTATTTAAATCTTGATGAAAAGGGGCTTTAGAGCATATCTAAATGTTAACTTTTCAGTGTTATGACACTTTAAACACTCATTATACCTGCACTAATAATAGCTCGGGAGAACTTCACACGACATGGttctttttatattgttttgcCTTCGGCAATTAGTTTCTTGAACCTTTTCGAATAGTGGACTTCTTTTTCCTTACTTCGCACTTCCATATTGAGTTAGAAATACAGAA
Proteins encoded in this window:
- the LOC107021280 gene encoding ADP-ribosylation factor 1-like 2; translated protein: MGQAFRKLFDTFFGNSEMRVVMLGLDAAGKTTILYKLHIGEVLSTVPTIGFNVEKVQYKNVVFTVWDVGGQEKLRPLWRHYFNNTDGLIYVVDSLDRERIGKAKQEFQAIIGDPFMLNAVILVFANKQDMKGAMTPMEVCEGLGLYDLKNRKWHIQGACALKGDGLYEGLDWLSSTLKDLKAAGYSSVGTSAF